TTGACCATTGCGTCTGCAAGAAACCGATTTCTGTAATAACGGTCTGGAGAATTGCGGACAAGTATATCATCAATACTTTTAGGGATAAATCTTCCATCATTAGAAAATATCAATCTGTCAGGAAATTCGACGAGAGTAATCTTTCCGCTCATTGAATAATCTTGGTGCGCAATGCAATTATGCAGTGCCTCACGAATTACGTAAGGGTCATAAGTATCTGTTTCTTCAGGAAACAAACTCCCCTCCTTCATGTATCTATATCTTAAATTTCGGATACGCTGAAAAACTTTTTCAACATTTAAAAGAAAGGGGATAGTGAAATGGAAATAGTCAAGTTCTACATTTTCTATATCTTTTAATATCCAAGATATTTTCCCTTGTGCAGGAGCAATAAAATGTTCAGATACAGGTTTACCTAACAATAAAATAGCGGTCCTAGTTATTTTTCCATCAATGGTAATTTTTGAATTATTCAAAAAGGTAATATCATCCCAACTATCAACTTCTGATTCTAAATGCTCATGTTTATTTTTATAAATAATTCGAGCTCTCGCAATCGCTTCTGAATCTAAGTCTGCTATTGTCGCTCCATCGCAAAAATGAGAAGACCAATCCTCGTTTCTACTTTGATTTCGAATAGACTCAATCTCCGAAATATTGAGCGCAACAGTACTTTCACCATCACGGCCAAAGTAGTGCCCATCCCAGGCTATTGGAATGCCTTGAGGAGCTGGCGGAATTTGAAACATTATTACTCTTCCTTCCGGCAAATTCAAATCGTAAATTTCCATAAACGTAACCCTACCGGTTGTCTTGTCTCCTATTTCTTTTTTTAAGTTATCAAGGTCTTTTCGATTTATTCTATACTGTGTATTACATATTTTCCGAGTCTTATCAATAACACCAAAAACCAACCAACTACATTGCTTATCCATCAAATTAGCTTCATTAGATAAGGCTGAAAAGTACTCACCAAGCGTATCGAAGTTAAAATTGTTCTTTGCCTCTTTAAATTCGACACATTCATTCTCTGAAGGAAGCGTGATTAATTCGTTAAATATGTCTCTAAGTTCCTGCTCTGTCATGAGTACATTTTTTCTATTTCTGATTGTTTAATGTATTGAACTGCTTAAACCACTTCTCTTGCTCAACCTTATAATTACCGATTTCATTCT
This Flavobacteriales bacterium DNA region includes the following protein-coding sequences:
- a CDS encoding putative DNA binding domain-containing protein, translated to MTEQELRDIFNELITLPSENECVEFKEAKNNFNFDTLGEYFSALSNEANLMDKQCSWLVFGVIDKTRKICNTQYRINRKDLDNLKKEIGDKTTGRVTFMEIYDLNLPEGRVIMFQIPPAPQGIPIAWDGHYFGRDGESTVALNISEIESIRNQSRNEDWSSHFCDGATIADLDSEAIARARIIYKNKHEHLESEVDSWDDITFLNNSKITIDGKITRTAILLLGKPVSEHFIAPAQGKISWILKDIENVELDYFHFTIPFLLNVEKVFQRIRNLRYRYMKEGSLFPEETDTYDPYVIREALHNCIAHQDYSMSGKITLVEFPDRLIFSNDGRFIPKSIDDILVRNSPDRYYRNRFLADAMVNLKMIDTIGSGIKRMFKKQRERFFPMPEYIINETSVSVEIIGKILDVNYAIALAKHSTLSLTDIVLLDKIQKKKQPSDSEVKYLRGQKLIEGRKPNFHISIGVAEKTNQKVEYLQHKGIDDEYCRKLIRDYLKKFKKGTRKDFDKLLLNKFSDVLNEKQKFHKVKNLLQSMKIKGEIELTDEQKWQLKEK